A stretch of Dietzia lutea DNA encodes these proteins:
- a CDS encoding DUF6098 family protein yields the protein MTLAGTKRGAVDVKRFDCLDELEMLVADGVRLFVRYSHGWERDRESGSIDTESGLELPGLSVNPLNPEPWWTRPLSDWLARQLCQYKHLMEKDPSRFPWVLRGTCVGRGPDCEPLLVDVEPVAVLSPALISEATLIYHSNFAAGVGPADR from the coding sequence ATGACGCTGGCGGGCACCAAGAGGGGAGCAGTAGATGTGAAGCGATTTGACTGCTTGGACGAGCTGGAGATGTTGGTGGCTGATGGTGTGCGGCTCTTCGTGCGGTATTCACACGGTTGGGAGCGTGATCGAGAGTCTGGCAGCATCGATACGGAAAGCGGGCTGGAACTTCCTGGCCTCTCCGTCAATCCGCTGAACCCTGAACCCTGGTGGACACGGCCGCTGAGTGATTGGCTGGCGCGCCAGCTTTGCCAATACAAACATTTGATGGAAAAGGATCCCAGTCGCTTCCCGTGGGTGTTGCGCGGAACATGCGTTGGCCGCGGTCCCGACTGTGAGCCCTTATTGGTCGATGTTGAACCGGTCGCCGTTCTGTCACCTGCCCTCATCTCTGAAGCCACCCTGATCTATCACAGCAACTTTGCTGCTGGCGTCGGCCCAGCTGACCGATGA
- a CDS encoding GIY-YIG nuclease family protein translates to MTAPHSPGPAATIAGLSFTTHPLGGLTTLPAAPGLYAWWAAPDIIPNLPGPAHPNNEGLRLLYLGIASNLRRRIISNHLRRSGSSTLRRTLAGLLLTQHSYRTERTDRVVLVPEDEDRLTDWMHTHLRLSWYEHPDPASVEPVVIARWAPPLNLDHTTGATRDIVKAARTAYNTSA, encoded by the coding sequence ATGACTGCCCCACACTCCCCCGGCCCGGCAGCCACGATCGCCGGCCTGAGCTTCACCACCCACCCACTCGGCGGCCTGACCACGCTGCCGGCGGCGCCAGGGCTGTACGCGTGGTGGGCCGCCCCGGACATCATCCCGAACCTCCCTGGTCCCGCTCATCCGAACAATGAGGGTCTTCGCTTGCTCTACCTCGGTATCGCCTCGAACCTGCGGCGCCGGATCATCAGCAACCACCTGCGACGCAGCGGGAGCTCAACCCTGCGCCGCACCCTCGCTGGCCTCCTACTCACCCAGCACAGCTACCGCACCGAGCGCACTGACCGCGTCGTGTTAGTTCCCGAGGACGAGGACCGACTCACAGACTGGATGCACACCCATCTCCGCTTGTCTTGGTACGAGCATCCGGACCCAGCTTCCGTCGAACCCGTCGTCATCGCGCGATGGGCGCCGCCGCTGAACCTCGACCACACCACCGGCGCCACTCGCGACATCGTCAAAGCCGCCCGTACTGCCTACAACACGAGCGCCTGA
- a CDS encoding alpha/beta hydrolase, with amino-acid sequence MRRPPFDPELEAVLALVNDQIKTITPEMIPVLRAAGNQAEAVNDMLQAAGVARRDITIPGHEGAPLKATLYARADRAGTGPGIYQLHGGGMVMGDATTGVSHFLPWIVEHNAVVVAPEYRLAPEFPDPYPIEDCYAGLVWTAENAVGLGIDPDRLLITGASAGGGLAAGTALLARDRDGPRLIGQLLIYPMLDDRDATVSTQQYDGVGLWTRESNLTGWNALLGKRRGTDAVSPYAAPARATDFSALPPAYIDCGSAEVFRDEDVAYATALWHSGVQAELHIWPGGFHGFDILAPHTAIARAMTTARNAWVARVFSD; translated from the coding sequence ATGCGCAGACCACCGTTCGACCCCGAGCTCGAGGCCGTGCTCGCCCTAGTCAACGACCAAATCAAGACGATCACGCCCGAGATGATCCCTGTGCTTCGTGCCGCTGGCAATCAGGCGGAAGCTGTAAACGACATGCTCCAAGCGGCCGGCGTCGCACGACGCGACATCACCATCCCCGGCCACGAAGGCGCACCACTCAAGGCCACCCTCTACGCCCGGGCTGACCGTGCTGGCACCGGGCCGGGTATCTACCAGCTCCACGGCGGGGGCATGGTCATGGGCGATGCCACCACCGGGGTCAGCCACTTTCTGCCCTGGATCGTGGAGCACAACGCCGTCGTCGTCGCTCCCGAATACCGCCTTGCGCCGGAGTTCCCCGACCCTTACCCGATCGAAGACTGCTATGCCGGCCTCGTCTGGACCGCCGAGAACGCAGTCGGCCTGGGCATCGACCCTGACCGATTGCTAATCACCGGGGCGAGCGCCGGCGGCGGACTGGCGGCCGGCACAGCGCTGCTGGCCCGCGATCGCGACGGTCCACGCCTGATCGGGCAGCTGCTGATCTACCCCATGCTCGACGACCGCGATGCAACGGTGTCGACGCAACAGTACGACGGCGTCGGCCTGTGGACTCGCGAAAGCAACCTGACTGGCTGGAACGCTCTGCTGGGCAAGCGGCGCGGCACCGATGCCGTCTCGCCCTACGCAGCCCCAGCACGCGCCACGGACTTCTCCGCGCTCCCGCCAGCCTACATCGACTGCGGGTCGGCCGAGGTCTTCCGTGACGAGGACGTCGCCTACGCGACCGCGCTATGGCACTCCGGGGTTCAAGCGGAGCTGCACATATGGCCCGGCGGGTTCCACGGGTTCGACATCCTCGCCCCACACACTGCGATCGCCCGCGCCATGACAACCGCGCGCAACGCCTGGGTCGCGCGCGTCTTCAGCGACTGA
- a CDS encoding alpha/beta hydrolase, producing MTSAALPRPPFDPQLEAVLGEIAAVAPLTMTRELIPLVRQNPAFHLTEDDYERMGLIVRDVSIPGYQGDEILVSVITRKDHSPGGPGIYHTHGGGMISGDRFAGLQAVLPWVLDNDAVLVTVEYRLAPEFPDPYPVEDCYAGLVWAAENADEIGFHPKRLFIAGASAGGGLAAGTALIARDRKGPTLIGQMLAYPMLDDRNQTVSSYQYDGAGLWDRESNLLGWSCLLGDRRGTDDVSIYAAPARATDLSGLPPAFIDCGSAEVFRDEDVAYASALWAAGVQAELHVWPGGWHGFDLGAPDSDMSKAMSTARRAWVARLLNP from the coding sequence ATGACCAGCGCAGCCCTCCCCCGCCCGCCGTTCGACCCGCAGCTCGAGGCCGTCCTCGGCGAGATTGCCGCCGTCGCGCCGCTGACAATGACCCGCGAGCTGATCCCGTTGGTGCGGCAAAACCCGGCGTTCCATCTCACCGAGGACGACTACGAGCGGATGGGCCTGATCGTCCGCGACGTGTCGATCCCCGGGTACCAGGGCGACGAGATCCTGGTCAGCGTGATCACTCGCAAAGACCATTCGCCAGGAGGCCCGGGGATCTACCACACCCACGGCGGCGGGATGATCAGCGGCGATCGCTTCGCTGGCCTGCAAGCGGTGCTGCCCTGGGTGCTCGACAACGACGCGGTACTCGTCACCGTGGAATACCGTCTCGCCCCGGAGTTTCCTGACCCCTACCCGGTCGAAGACTGCTACGCCGGCCTGGTGTGGGCCGCCGAGAACGCCGACGAGATCGGGTTCCATCCCAAGCGACTGTTCATCGCCGGGGCGAGCGCCGGCGGCGGACTGGCAGCCGGCACCGCACTGATCGCCCGTGACCGGAAGGGCCCGACCCTGATCGGCCAGATGCTCGCCTACCCAATGCTCGACGACCGCAACCAAACGGTCTCGTCCTACCAGTACGACGGCGCGGGACTATGGGACCGCGAGAGCAACCTACTCGGCTGGAGCTGCCTGCTCGGTGACCGCCGCGGCACCGACGACGTGTCGATCTACGCCGCTCCTGCCCGTGCCACAGACCTATCCGGACTACCTCCGGCCTTCATCGACTGCGGGTCCGCCGAGGTTTTCCGTGACGAGGACGTCGCCTATGCCTCCGCACTATGGGCAGCCGGCGTTCAAGCCGAGCTGCACGTGTGGCCAGGCGGCTGGCACGGCTTCGATCTCGGCGCGCCGGACAGCGACATGAGCAAGGCGATGTCGACCGCGCGGCGCGCATGGGTCGCCCGCCTGCTCAATCCCTAG
- a CDS encoding DUF4383 domain-containing protein produces the protein MTTARSSGLRPTRSPVQIAALVYGIVFLLVGIAGFIPGLTTGYDTMQFAGHHSEAMLFGVFQVSILHNIVHLLYGVAGLILFRTAALARLYLLVGGILYLALWVYGLAVGHDSAANFVPLNDADNWLHLGLGLTMVSLSYLPRAPLSARHTAADNPPASAT, from the coding sequence ATGACCACTGCTCGATCTTCGGGTCTGAGGCCTACTCGCAGCCCCGTCCAGATCGCGGCCCTCGTCTACGGAATCGTTTTCCTGCTCGTGGGCATCGCCGGATTCATCCCCGGACTCACCACGGGCTACGACACCATGCAGTTCGCCGGCCACCATTCGGAGGCCATGTTGTTCGGAGTGTTCCAGGTGTCGATTCTGCACAACATCGTCCACCTGCTCTACGGCGTTGCTGGCCTGATCCTTTTCCGCACGGCCGCACTCGCCCGTCTCTACCTGCTGGTGGGCGGCATCCTCTACCTTGCGCTGTGGGTGTACGGGCTCGCCGTCGGCCACGACTCGGCGGCGAACTTCGTCCCGCTCAATGACGCTGACAACTGGCTACACCTCGGCCTCGGCTTGACCATGGTGAGTCTGTCTTACCTGCCGCGTGCACCCCTGAGCGCCCGCCATACCGCGGCCGACAACCCGCCCGCCAGCGCTACCTGA
- a CDS encoding acyl carrier protein: MATGETGFDDVTFDLVSVQYHSLKAGHDYGQYVRDARNAGKDDIAEFFEQVMAEDSARAKKCHEFLVALGGGIDQTSPQDGSV, from the coding sequence ATGGCAACAGGGGAGACAGGGTTCGACGACGTCACGTTCGATTTGGTCTCGGTGCAGTACCACTCGCTCAAGGCCGGACATGACTACGGTCAGTATGTGCGCGATGCGCGCAACGCGGGCAAGGACGACATCGCGGAATTCTTCGAACAGGTGATGGCAGAAGATTCCGCACGAGCCAAAAAGTGCCACGAGTTCCTCGTGGCACTCGGCGGCGGGATCGACCAGACAAGCCCACAGGATGGTTCCGTCTAG
- a CDS encoding CocE/NonD family hydrolase codes for MREVTSLPESVHEERVWIPMSDGVRLAGRLWRPHSSDDRPVPGVMEYLPYRQRDLTAWRDSIHHPYLAGHGYACLRVDLRGTGDSDGVLLDEYLEIEQRDGEEALAWLADQPWCNGRLGMMGISWGGFNALQIAARRPEGLQAIAISSFTDDRYGDDMHYMGGALLSDNLAEAGTMFAHATLPPDPEMVGDRWLEMWTERLESAGPWADNWLSHQRRDAYWRHASVREDYSDIRVPVLASSGWADGYSNTVTRLLANLDVPRRGLIGPWSHKLPHLGQPGPAIGYLQQLVSWWDHWLKDIDNDALDGPMLQMWMQDSVPPSTSYEERPGRWVGEDQWPSPNVQEETFPLAPHRIADPGEAVREETLTVSSPLSVGQYAGKWASYNAPPDLPYDQREEDGGSLVFDTDPLIEPVEILGAPSVELEISADQPVAMIAARLSDVAPDGRATRVSYGLLNLTHRDGHEHPEPLVPGRRYRVTVQLNGVAQHFPAGHRIRLSLSTSYWPLAWPPPRPVMLSVCLPGSALVLPTRSPETDARLPARDLGEAEGCEPIPMTQVTPGEHHWIVRRDLADYRSALEIVKDNGRVRFDDIDLEMVKRVTEEYGWVADDFTSVYGHTRWSITFERGEWQATTVTETHLSCSETALHLHARLDAYHGDERITSRNWTHTIPRDHV; via the coding sequence ATGCGCGAAGTCACGTCGTTGCCCGAATCCGTCCACGAGGAGCGAGTGTGGATCCCGATGTCCGATGGCGTCCGCTTGGCGGGGCGCCTCTGGCGCCCGCACTCCTCGGATGACCGGCCCGTCCCGGGGGTCATGGAGTATTTGCCGTACCGCCAACGTGATCTGACGGCGTGGCGGGATTCCATCCACCATCCCTATCTCGCCGGGCACGGTTACGCCTGCCTGCGCGTGGACCTGCGCGGAACCGGGGATTCGGACGGGGTGTTGCTCGACGAGTACCTCGAGATCGAACAGCGCGACGGCGAGGAGGCGTTGGCCTGGCTCGCCGACCAGCCCTGGTGCAACGGCCGCCTGGGGATGATGGGCATCTCCTGGGGTGGCTTCAACGCCTTGCAGATCGCCGCCCGCAGGCCCGAAGGCTTGCAGGCCATCGCGATCTCCTCATTTACCGATGACCGCTACGGCGATGACATGCACTACATGGGTGGCGCGCTGCTGTCGGACAATCTCGCCGAGGCCGGAACGATGTTCGCGCACGCGACCTTGCCGCCGGATCCGGAGATGGTCGGGGACCGCTGGCTGGAGATGTGGACCGAGCGGTTGGAGTCCGCCGGCCCGTGGGCGGACAACTGGCTGTCCCACCAGCGTCGCGACGCCTATTGGCGGCACGCGTCGGTGCGGGAGGACTACAGCGATATCCGGGTGCCGGTTCTGGCCTCGAGCGGCTGGGCAGACGGCTACTCCAACACCGTGACTCGCCTGCTGGCCAATCTCGACGTGCCACGCCGCGGACTGATCGGGCCGTGGTCGCACAAGCTGCCCCACCTCGGGCAGCCGGGCCCGGCGATCGGCTACCTCCAACAACTCGTCTCCTGGTGGGATCACTGGCTCAAGGACATCGACAACGACGCCCTCGACGGGCCGATGCTGCAGATGTGGATGCAGGACAGCGTCCCCCCGTCGACGTCGTATGAGGAGCGGCCCGGCCGCTGGGTGGGGGAGGACCAGTGGCCTTCACCCAACGTGCAGGAGGAGACGTTCCCGTTGGCTCCGCACCGCATCGCCGACCCAGGAGAGGCCGTGCGCGAAGAGACGCTGACCGTGTCGTCGCCGTTGTCGGTCGGTCAGTACGCCGGGAAATGGGCGTCCTACAACGCCCCGCCGGACCTGCCGTATGACCAACGAGAAGAAGACGGCGGCTCACTGGTCTTCGACACCGACCCGCTGATCGAGCCGGTGGAAATCCTCGGCGCACCCAGCGTGGAGCTGGAAATCTCCGCCGACCAGCCCGTCGCCATGATCGCGGCACGACTGAGCGACGTGGCCCCGGACGGCCGGGCCACACGCGTGAGCTACGGACTGCTCAACCTGACGCACCGCGACGGACATGAGCATCCTGAGCCGCTTGTACCCGGCCGGCGCTACCGAGTCACCGTTCAGCTCAACGGTGTCGCGCAGCACTTCCCCGCGGGACACCGGATCAGGCTGTCGCTGTCGACCTCATACTGGCCGCTCGCCTGGCCACCCCCGAGGCCGGTGATGCTGTCAGTGTGCCTGCCGGGCAGCGCGCTGGTGCTGCCGACGCGGTCGCCCGAGACCGATGCGCGACTCCCCGCGCGTGACCTCGGAGAGGCCGAGGGGTGCGAGCCGATACCGATGACGCAGGTGACCCCGGGCGAGCACCACTGGATCGTGCGCCGCGATCTCGCCGACTACCGGTCGGCGCTGGAGATCGTCAAAGACAACGGACGGGTCCGCTTCGACGACATCGACCTAGAGATGGTCAAGCGGGTCACCGAGGAGTACGGGTGGGTCGCCGACGACTTCACCTCCGTCTACGGTCACACTCGGTGGTCCATCACCTTCGAACGCGGCGAGTGGCAGGCCACCACGGTCACCGAGACGCACCTGTCCTGCAGCGAGACCGCGCTCCACCTTCACGCACGGCTGGACGCCTACCACGGCGACGAACGGATCACCTCTCGCAACTGGACACACACCATTCCCCGCGACCATGTCTAG
- a CDS encoding DUF2188 domain-containing protein, with translation MAKKANVHTVRHGDGWANRSEGASRVSKKYDTQAAAAEAGRQTARERGVEHLIHGRSGQIRERNSYGNDPHPPQG, from the coding sequence ATGGCGAAGAAGGCCAACGTGCACACTGTCCGCCACGGCGACGGCTGGGCCAATCGAAGTGAAGGCGCATCCCGCGTGTCGAAGAAGTACGACACCCAGGCCGCCGCAGCAGAGGCCGGACGTCAGACGGCTCGGGAACGGGGAGTCGAGCATCTCATCCACGGGCGCAGCGGACAGATCCGTGAACGCAACTCCTACGGTAACGACCCTCATCCACCACAAGGCTGA
- a CDS encoding WhiB family transcriptional regulator, with amino-acid sequence MPRYRNLEPTSEFWSWRDQAACIGHDDLFYSAEDEPKGQRRRKEEEAQSICDTCPVLKTCRRFAIESEELYGVWGGLTEADRHKMAGRHRTG; translated from the coding sequence GTGCCGAGATATCGAAACCTCGAGCCAACTTCGGAATTCTGGTCCTGGCGTGACCAGGCAGCGTGCATCGGTCACGACGACCTGTTCTACAGCGCAGAGGACGAACCCAAGGGCCAGCGACGGCGCAAAGAAGAAGAAGCCCAGTCCATCTGCGACACCTGCCCCGTGCTCAAAACCTGCCGACGGTTCGCAATCGAATCCGAGGAACTGTACGGAGTGTGGGGCGGGCTGACCGAAGCCGACCGGCACAAGATGGCCGGACGTCACCGAACGGGTTGA
- a CDS encoding alpha/beta hydrolase fold domain-containing protein produces the protein MVSLRARLVMTSLRARRSKKFYANPETMRESLPQVQDPHKTVPIRSACRGLDVRTEMVAGVGCHVFAPADADQRTDTRILHLHGGAFVSEPDNHHWRFVREVVLSTGATVIFPIYPLAPGAEHEKIRDCAMAVYEHFLADHRGHRFVFGDSAGGALAVYLTETLRERGDGMPTALGLLSPWLDMAMSDPRSEQIDPKDPELDIDGLRQAGRWYAGNDDLSAPEISPVHADYTGFPPMAVFTGTRDILNPDARRVRDAGARCHVHVDFHEYPGMFHNWTMQPIPEGRRARRQLHEFVRQMEDTTVS, from the coding sequence ATGGTCTCTCTGCGCGCCCGCTTGGTTATGACGTCGCTTCGCGCACGTCGTAGCAAAAAGTTCTATGCGAATCCGGAAACGATGCGCGAGTCACTGCCGCAAGTACAGGATCCACACAAGACCGTGCCGATTCGGTCGGCTTGCCGCGGATTGGATGTGCGCACTGAGATGGTCGCCGGCGTCGGCTGCCACGTGTTTGCTCCCGCTGATGCCGACCAGCGCACCGACACCCGGATCCTTCATCTACACGGGGGCGCGTTTGTGTCCGAGCCGGACAACCACCACTGGAGGTTCGTTCGCGAAGTGGTTTTAAGTACCGGCGCCACGGTAATCTTTCCGATCTACCCGTTGGCACCGGGCGCGGAGCACGAAAAGATCCGAGACTGCGCCATGGCCGTGTACGAACACTTCCTCGCCGATCACCGTGGGCACCGGTTCGTCTTCGGCGATTCCGCAGGCGGAGCACTGGCCGTGTACCTGACCGAGACGCTGCGCGAGCGAGGTGATGGCATGCCGACCGCGCTCGGTCTGTTGTCGCCGTGGCTCGACATGGCGATGTCCGACCCGCGGTCCGAGCAGATCGACCCGAAGGACCCCGAACTCGACATCGACGGACTGCGCCAAGCCGGGCGGTGGTACGCCGGGAACGACGATCTTTCCGCGCCGGAGATCAGTCCCGTGCACGCCGACTACACCGGTTTTCCCCCGATGGCCGTGTTCACCGGCACCCGGGACATCCTCAACCCGGACGCCCGACGAGTCCGCGACGCCGGAGCGCGGTGCCACGTCCACGTCGACTTCCACGAGTATCCCGGAATGTTCCACAACTGGACGATGCAACCGATCCCCGAGGGTCGCCGCGCCCGTCGACAGCTGCACGAGTTCGTGCGACAGATGGAGGACACGACGGTGTCCTGA
- a CDS encoding alpha/beta hydrolase — translation MITFNDTPPCPPVDPDLAPVFEGMAAVVPPLTAATLGDLRQWGEQLPRPDLTANGRVTVTEREIPGPEGAPDLAVTILSPADGSTGLPLVYNLHGGGLVMGDRYLYLDQLVPYVAQGTAVVISVSYRFAPEHRAPAQVEDAYAGLVWAAKNATELGVDPQRIIVTGISAGGGLALGISLMARDRGFPTITHQVLIAPMTDDRFDLPSTRMVDGGPSDRNDMAFMWDAVLGPDREAADIPPYTVPARVADLSGLPRTYLDVGSAEPFRDPVLEMAMRLSQAGVVVDLHLWGGGYHGFDLNAPDAPISRAAHAARHEFFARALGA, via the coding sequence ATGATCACGTTCAACGACACGCCCCCGTGCCCGCCCGTCGACCCGGACCTCGCACCGGTTTTTGAAGGGATGGCCGCGGTAGTACCGCCGCTGACCGCTGCGACCCTCGGCGACCTTCGCCAATGGGGCGAGCAGCTACCTCGGCCCGACCTGACTGCCAATGGCAGAGTTACGGTCACGGAGCGCGAGATCCCCGGTCCGGAAGGCGCGCCCGACCTTGCGGTGACGATCCTGTCGCCAGCAGACGGCTCCACGGGTCTGCCGCTCGTCTACAACCTGCACGGCGGCGGCCTGGTCATGGGCGACCGCTACCTCTACCTCGACCAGTTGGTCCCCTATGTCGCCCAGGGGACCGCCGTGGTGATCTCGGTCAGCTACCGATTCGCTCCCGAGCACCGCGCACCTGCGCAGGTCGAGGACGCCTACGCCGGGTTGGTTTGGGCGGCTAAGAACGCCACCGAACTCGGGGTCGACCCCCAGCGCATCATCGTCACGGGAATCAGCGCCGGCGGCGGCCTGGCCCTCGGCATCTCACTGATGGCGCGAGATCGCGGCTTCCCCACGATCACGCATCAGGTGCTGATTGCCCCGATGACCGACGATCGCTTCGACCTGCCGAGCACGCGCATGGTCGATGGAGGCCCAAGCGACCGTAACGACATGGCCTTCATGTGGGACGCGGTCCTCGGTCCCGATCGCGAGGCCGCGGACATCCCGCCGTACACCGTCCCGGCCCGGGTCGCGGACCTCTCCGGCCTCCCCCGGACCTACCTCGACGTCGGCAGCGCCGAGCCCTTCCGCGACCCAGTGCTGGAGATGGCGATGCGCCTCTCGCAGGCTGGCGTCGTCGTCGACCTGCACCTGTGGGGCGGCGGCTACCACGGCTTCGACCTCAACGCCCCGGACGCCCCCATCTCCCGTGCGGCCCACGCAGCACGCCACGAGTTCTTTGCCCGAGCACTCGGAGCTTGA
- a CDS encoding enoyl-CoA hydratase/isomerase family protein → MALPVCAAVIRSTLHAHLDDDGDVSILYLGEADSSDPENRFNPDWLDSVHTLLDEVQTRPGPHALVTTGHGRFYSTGADLDWRLNNPGRADWLLTQIQLLIARLLVFPMPTVAALQGHTFGAGAFLAIAHDHSVMRSDRGYLCFPGVTLGAAYAPGVLELTAARLPARAGRDALMTGQRYGGSEAHRLGLVDEVAEESEVLSTAVRWARSVAHTRSDALGDIKRGLHRRAFESLHEPVAGYNE, encoded by the coding sequence ATGGCGCTTCCCGTCTGCGCCGCAGTGATTCGGAGTACTCTTCATGCCCATCTCGACGACGACGGTGATGTCTCGATCCTCTACCTGGGCGAGGCGGACTCGTCCGATCCAGAGAACCGGTTCAATCCGGACTGGCTCGACAGCGTCCACACACTGCTGGACGAGGTCCAGACCCGACCGGGCCCACACGCGCTGGTGACGACAGGCCACGGGAGGTTCTACTCGACCGGGGCGGACCTGGATTGGCGCCTGAACAATCCGGGGCGGGCCGACTGGCTGCTCACCCAGATCCAGCTGCTGATCGCCCGGCTTCTGGTGTTCCCGATGCCGACCGTCGCCGCGCTCCAGGGGCACACTTTCGGCGCCGGGGCATTTCTGGCCATCGCACACGACCACTCGGTGATGCGCAGCGACCGCGGCTACCTCTGCTTTCCGGGTGTCACCCTGGGGGCCGCCTATGCCCCCGGAGTGTTAGAACTGACCGCGGCGCGCCTGCCGGCCCGCGCCGGGCGCGACGCCCTGATGACGGGCCAGCGCTACGGCGGGTCCGAGGCCCACCGGCTCGGCCTGGTCGACGAGGTCGCAGAAGAGTCCGAGGTGCTCTCCACCGCTGTACGGTGGGCTCGCTCGGTTGCCCACACGCGGTCAGACGCCCTCGGGGACATCAAGCGGGGGCTGCACCGGCGGGCGTTCGAGTCGCTACACGAGCCGGTTGCCGGTTACAACGAATAG
- a CDS encoding ATP-grasp domain-containing protein, giving the protein MSQKNVFVVGLDDANRRTLQDIGGAVNYRFHGLLEAEDVLEGDFPMAELLDRARGQLESFDGSIDAIVGYWDFPVSSIVPILCREYGLPGAPLEAVLACEHKYWSRLEQQKVIPDAIPGFGLVSDEDPRLPEGLSYPVWLKPVKSFSSELAFKADDGESFAAAVREITAGISRVGEPFEYVMGQAELPREIEEIGGTAILVEEALTGQQAATEGYVYQGEVVLNGALDSLNYPGTSSFQRHQYPSQLPQSVVDRMREVSERVVRQVRLDNCTFSIEFFCDPDTGAVHLLEINARHSQSHAELFEYVDGLPNHHCMVSIGVGEDPTLPMRQGPYAIAAKWYHRAYEDGVVKRAPTADELEELYAREPGVVVDVQAHAGTRLSDMDAQDSYSYELAYVYVGADSEDELVEKYQRVVESLPFEISGRQEGVA; this is encoded by the coding sequence ATGAGTCAGAAGAACGTTTTCGTCGTGGGACTCGATGACGCCAATCGGCGCACGCTCCAAGATATCGGCGGGGCGGTGAACTACCGTTTCCACGGTCTGTTGGAGGCCGAGGACGTCCTCGAGGGCGATTTCCCGATGGCCGAGCTCCTGGACCGTGCGCGCGGCCAACTGGAGTCGTTCGACGGCAGCATCGACGCCATCGTCGGCTACTGGGACTTCCCCGTGAGCAGCATCGTGCCGATCCTGTGCCGCGAGTACGGATTGCCGGGCGCGCCGCTGGAGGCCGTCCTTGCGTGCGAGCACAAATACTGGAGTCGCCTGGAGCAGCAGAAGGTGATCCCGGACGCGATCCCCGGCTTCGGTCTGGTGAGCGACGAGGACCCGCGGCTGCCGGAGGGGCTGAGCTACCCGGTGTGGCTCAAGCCGGTCAAGTCGTTCTCGTCGGAACTGGCGTTCAAGGCCGACGACGGCGAGTCGTTCGCGGCCGCCGTCCGCGAGATCACCGCCGGGATCAGCCGGGTCGGCGAGCCGTTCGAGTACGTGATGGGCCAGGCCGAGCTGCCCCGGGAGATCGAGGAGATCGGCGGTACCGCGATCCTCGTGGAAGAGGCGCTGACCGGTCAGCAGGCGGCCACGGAGGGCTACGTCTACCAGGGCGAGGTCGTCCTCAACGGCGCGCTGGACTCGCTCAACTACCCGGGCACCTCCTCGTTCCAGCGTCACCAGTACCCCTCGCAGCTCCCGCAGTCGGTTGTCGATCGCATGCGTGAGGTCTCCGAGCGGGTGGTCCGGCAGGTCAGGCTCGACAACTGCACGTTCAGCATCGAGTTCTTCTGCGACCCGGACACCGGCGCCGTCCATCTCCTGGAGATTAACGCGCGGCACTCCCAGTCGCACGCCGAGCTGTTCGAGTACGTCGACGGTCTGCCGAACCACCACTGCATGGTGAGCATCGGTGTGGGCGAGGACCCCACGCTGCCGATGCGGCAGGGACCGTATGCGATCGCCGCGAAGTGGTACCACCGCGCGTATGAGGACGGGGTCGTCAAGCGGGCCCCGACCGCGGACGAGCTTGAGGAGCTCTATGCTCGCGAGCCCGGTGTCGTCGTGGACGTCCAGGCCCACGCGGGGACACGCCTGTCCGACATGGACGCGCAAGACAGCTACAGCTACGAACTGGCCTACGTCTATGTCGGCGCCGACAGCGAGGACGAGCTCGTCGAGAAATACCAGCGGGTTGTTGAGAGCTTGCCGTTCGAGATCTCAGGACGGCAGGAAGGAGTTGCCTGA